TCGGGCCCTATGCGGGTTTCTCGAGCAAGTTCCTCAAGCACGGCTCGCTGCTGGACCTGTTCGAATCCATCCGTCCCGCCAACGTCGAGCCGTTGCTCTCGGTGGCGCGCGACAATTTCGATCTCACCGAATATCTGGTCGGGCAGGTGTTGCAGTCCGAGAATCACCGTCTTGCGGCGCTCGATGAATATTTCCCGAAGGCCGATCCGAAGGATTGGCGGTTGCAGGTCGCAGGCCAGCGCGTCCAGATCATAAAGCCCGACGTCAAGCGGGGCGGACTGCTCGAATTCGGCACCGAGCTCGTCGGTGCCGAGGATCACTCGCTGGTGGCCCTGCTTGGGGCATCGCCGGGCGCCTCCACCGCGGCGTTCATCGCCATCAGCGTGCTGGAGAAGTGCTTCGCCGGAGAGCTGACCGCAAGCGCCTGGTTGCCGAAGCTGAAGAAGATCGTCCCGTCCTATGGCGCGTCGCTGATCGATGATGCGGAGTTCTGCCGCCAGATCCGCTCGGCCACAGCGGCAGTGCTCGAGATCGCCGACATCCAGCATCCGGCCGAGCGCACGCCGCTGGCCGTGAAACGAGCCTGAGACAGGGGGACTCCGATGGACCCGACGGCGCTTCTCCTGTCGCGGCTGCAATTTGCCTTCACCATCTCGTTTCACATCATCTTCCCGGCTTTCACCATCGGGCTTGCCGCATGGCTCACGGTGCTGGAGGCGATGCACCTCCATAGCGGCAAGCCGGTCTACCGGACCCTGTTCGAGTTCTGGCTCAAGATCTTCGGCGTCGCCTTCGGCATGGGCGTGGTGTCGGGCGTCGTGATGGGCTTCCAGTTCGGGACGAACTGGAGCGTGCTCTCGAAGATGTCCGGGCCGATCCAGGGACCGCTTCTGGCCTACGAGACGTTCACGGCCTTCATGCTGGAGGCGAGCTTCTTCGGCATCCTCATTTTCGGGCGGACCAGGGTGCCGCCCTGGTTCTACCTGTTCTCGACCGCCATGGTAGCGCTTGGCACCACGCTGTCGGCGTTCTGGATCATGGTCAACAACAGCTGGATGCAGGTGCCGACCGGCTACGTCATGCAAAATGGGCAGTTCGTGCCCGACGATTGGATGCAGATCATCTTCAACAGGGTGGTCTGGGTCAGGTTTCCGCACATGCTGCTCGCATCATACCTGACGGGTGCGTTCTGCGTCGCGGCGACGGGAGCGTGGTACTTGTTGCGGCGGACCTATCGCGCCGAGGCGCATGTGATGCTGCGCATGGGTCTTGCGCTCGCGGCGGTGCTGCTTCCCGTGCAGCTCTTCATCGGGCATCTCGTCGGCGACTACGTCCACGATTATCAGCCGGCCAAGTTTGCCGCGATCGAGGCCCGCTGGCACGACGAGCAGCCTGCTTCGGAGGTGCTGATTGCGATCCCCGACTCCAGCACCGAGTCGAACAAATATGCGATCTCGATTCCAGTGCTCGGGAGCATCATCGGCAGCATGAGCCTGAGCTCGAAGGAGGTCGGCCTGACCAGCTTTCCGCCGCAGGACCGGCCGCCGGTGGCAATCCCGTTCTTCGCCTTCCGTATTATGGTCGGTTGCGGCCTCCTGATGTTAGGTGTTGCTTGGCTTGGCACCTGGCTCAGCTTCAAGCATCGCCTCGAGCGAAACCGCCTGCTGCTCTGGGGCATTTTCCTGAGCTTTCCGCTGCCCTGGATCGCGATCCTCACCGGCTGGTACACCGCGGAAGTGGGGCGCCAGCCGTGGACGGTCTACGGAGTGCTGCGCACCGCAGACGCGGTGACGCCGTTCCTGACGGCGGCCGCGGCGACGACGTCGCTGATCATGTTCGTCGCGGTCTACGCCTTCATCTTCTCGTTCGGGACCTACTACATCTACCGGCTGTTGCGCGCCGGTCCGGCGGGGCTCGACGATAAGGTCGTGCATGCGCCCGCCATGCCCAACCGGCCGATGTCGCTTGCTGACCGGCCGCTGCTTCCGGGCGGCAACTGCGCTCAGGCTGGAGAATGACCATGGTGACGTTCTGGGTTGCTCTGCTGGCTATCAGCATCCTGATCTACCTTCTGCTCGACGGCTTCGATCTCGGCGTCGGAATATTGTTTCTGCTGCCGAACAGCGAAGCACGCCGGCAGGCCATGCTGGGCGCGATCGCGCCGTTCTGGGATGGCAACGAGACCTGGCTCGTAGTGACGGGTGTAGTTCTGTGGGGTGCGTTTCCGGTCGTGTATGCGACGGTGCTCTCGGCTTTCTACATCCCCGTCATCTTCATGCTGCTGGGGCTGATCCTGCGCGGGGTTGCGTTCGAATTCCGCGCCAAGTCGCAGCGCTCACGCTGGATCTGGGATCTCGGCTTCGGCGGCGGCTCGCTGGTCGCGACCTTCATGCAAGGCGTGATGGTCGGCGCGCTCGTGCAGGGGCTGCCGATCATCGACGGCCAGTACGCCGGCGGCGTATTCGGCTGGTTGAGCGGGTTCTCGGTGCTATGCGGCATCGGCCTGTGCCTCGGCTATGCGCTGCTTGGGGCCTGCTGGCTGGTGCGCAAGCGCGACGGCGCGGTTCGCGACCTGGCGCGGAGCCAGATTCCGGTCTTGGCGACCGGCGTTCTGCTGTTCCTGATCCTCGTCTTCGCTCACGCGCTGTTGCAGCACCTGCCGATCCTGCACCGCTGGATCGAGCGGCCTTATCTGTTCGTCTTTCCGGCGATCGGTGCGGGGGCTGCCTGCATGCTCGCCTCCAGCATTCTGCGGCACGATGATTATTGGCCATTCCACATGGTCTCGCTGATCTTCTTGTCGGCGTTCGGGACGCTGGCGCTCTCGTTCTGGCCCTACATGGTTCCCTTCGCCATCACCGTCGACGAAGCCGCTGCACCTCATGCCAGCCTCGCCTTCATGTTCTGGGGAGCGGGCCTCGTCGTCTTCCCGCTGATGCTGATCTACGTCGCGATCGGCTTCCGCGTCTTCAAGGGCAAGTTCGATTCGGAATCGGTCCGCTATTGACCGTCAGAAGCAGGACAACGTGCAAAGCCGCCATTGCGGCGGCTTGATCCGAGCGACAGGCATCTTCCAACAGGCAAAGAAAAAGGCGCCGGTTCCGGCGCCTTTTCATTCAGGTCTTTGGCATGACGCCCGGACTGGTGTCCGGCCATTGCGCGATCAGCTTCTCGTCGATGTTGAGGTGCTGGGCGACCAGCCTCGGCGGCGTATGCGCCAGCCAGTTGGAGAGCGAGACTTCCTCGTAGCGCGGGGCGCGGAAGACACCGACGAACTGCACGTCGGTATCGCCGACGTTCTCGACGTAGTGACCGAGGTTGCGCGGGACGTAGCCGATATCGCCCGCGGAGAAATCCGTCGTGCGTGCGTTGGGTCCGGTATCGAACACCGTCATCCGCGCCTGGCCCGAGATGTAGTATTGCCATTCGTCCGCGTTCGGATGCCAGTGCATCTCCCGGACCGCGCCCGGAGGCATCGTCACCAGCGCCGCCGCAACCGTGGTTGCCACCTTGAAGTTGCTGCTGTCGGCGATCCGGATGCTTCCCGCTGCGCTCTCCTTGAGCGGAGCCGAGCTGCCCAGCGAGTAGACGAAGGGGTAGGGCGGTGCTTCGGCGTGTCTGCGACGGCGGCACGATCTGCTGCGAGATCGCCGGGGACCGTGCCCTGGAAGATCCAGAGATTGTGCAGCGGAATCTTGCCGAAGGTTTCGGCCGGCACGCCGAAGTTCTTGCTCAGCACCTCCGGCGGCGTGTGGGCGAGCCAGTCCGTCACCAGCAGCGTATTGAACTCGTTGGCGTGGCCATCGTCGAAGCAGATCACGAACTCGCAGCCGTCGGGACCAAGCCCTTGCAGGGAGTGGGGCGCGCCGGGCGGGAAGTACCAGAGGTCGCCGGCCTTGAGATCGGCCACATACGGCCGCCCCTGGACGTCGAGCACGGTGATGCGGCAGCCGCCGTAGGTCATGATTGCCCATTCGGCTGCCTGATGCCAATGCAGCTCGCGGATGCCTCCGGCGGACAGCCGCATGTTGACGCCGGAGATCTCCTTCGAGATCGCGAAGTCGACGACCGTGACCTGGCGGGCCCAGCCGCCGTTCTGGATGCGCCTGGGTGCGTTGTTGAACGAGGCCCAGTTCATCGGCAGGCCGCCGACATCGGTCGCCGGCGGCGTCTGCGCCGAGGGGAATTGCTTCGCAAGAGCCGGATTTTGCGGTCCGGGATCGCTCAGGCTGCTGGCGTTCTTGGTATTGATCGCACCTTGCGGCGGCTCGTCCGGATTGCCGAAGGTCGCGCCTTGCGCACCCGAGCTGACCATTGCAGCACCCGCGGCCGACATGGCCAGCAATTCTCGTCGTGAAAACATGTTGGTCGCTCCTCAATGCATGTTGAGCCTCCAGCGAGACTCCAGCGTCGCAGCCTAGTTTCACCCTGCCCGCCCAGCTTCCGCGAACGACGATGTTTTTTCCGGAATGCACTATCGGCCTCGGCGGGACCAAAGCTGTGCAATCGCGAAATTCGAAGTCCGATTTGAAAAGACGCCAGGGAGGCTACGATCCTTAACTGCGAGGGGAACGTCACATTCAGAGATATCGTCGATGACCAGGAAATCGGTTCGTCCCTATCATGAGCCTGCCGGAGGCTGGGGGGCGCTTAAGGCGCTCAGCGAAGCTCTGCTGGTGCAGCGGGTGCCGGTGAAGGGCGCGGCGACACTGAGCCGCATGAACCAGCCGCAGGGTTTTGATTGTCCAGGCTGCGCCTGGCCCGATCCGAAGCATACCTCGTCATTCGAGTTCTGCGAGAACGGCGGCAAGGCGATCGCCTGGGAGACGACATCCAAGCGATGCACGCCCGAGTTCTTCGCCGAGCATACCGTCACCGAGCTGTCGACCTGGAGCGACTACGATCTCGAAATGGTCGGACGGCTCACCCATCCCATGGCCTATGATGCCGCATCCGACCGCTACGTTCCGGTCACGTGGAGCGATGCGTTCGACATGATCGGCCGCGAGCTGAAGGCGCTGCCGGATCCGAACATGGCGGATTTCTATACGTCCGGACGGACCTCGAACGAGGCCGCCTTCCTCTACCAGCTGTTCGTTCGTGAATACGGCACCAACAACTTTCCCGACTGCTCCAACATGTGCCACGAGGCGACCAGCGTCGGCCTGCCGCAATCGCTCGGCGTCGGCAAGGGCACGGTTTTGCTGGAGGATTTCGACAAGGCCGATTGCATCTTCATCTTCGGCCAGAACCCGGGCACCAACAGCCCGCGGATGATGACGAGCCTGCGCAATGCCTCGCGCCGCGGCGCCTCGATCATCTCCTTCAATCCGTTCCGCGAACGGGCGCTCGAGCGTTTCCAGGCGCCGCAGAGCCCCGTCGAGATGATCACGCTGACGTCGACGAAGATCAGCTCGAAGTTATTCCAGGTGCGTGTCGGCGGTGACGTCGCCGTCCTCAAGGGCATCATGAAGATCCTGGTCGAGGCCGACGAAGCGGCTCGCGGCGCCGACCAGCCGGAGACCCTGGACTGGGACTTCATTCGTGGGCACACCACAGGCATCGAAGCGCTGATCGATGACCTCAAGCGGACGCAATGGCCCGACATCGAACGCCAGTCCGGCCTGACGCGCGAAGACATGGACTACGCCGCCAACGCCTATATGAAGTCGGAGCGCGCCATTCTCGTCTATGGCATGGGCATCACCCAGCATCAGCGCGGCGCGCACAACGTGCAGCAGATCGCCAATCTCGCACTTCTGCGCGGCAATCTCGGGCGTGAGGGCGCCGGCGTCTGTCCGGTTCGCGGTCATTCCAACGTGCAGGGCGATCGCACCGTGGGGATCACGGAAGTCCCCAAGGCGGATTTTCTCGAGCGGCTCGAACGCCACTTCGGCTTCAAGCCGCCGTCAGAGCCGGGACACAACGTCGTGACGGCCCTGGAGGCCATGATCCGCGGCGAGGTGAAGGTCTTTTTCGCCATGGGCGGCAATTTTGCCGCCGCCATTCCGGACTGGCAGGCGACGCAGGCCGCACTGCGCAAGCTCGACCTGACTGTCCATGTCTCCACCAAGCTGAACCGCAGCCATCTGATTCACGGCCGGGCCGCGCTGATCCTGCCCTGTCTCGGCCGCACCGAGATCGATGTCCAGGCGACGGGACCGCAGTCCATCTCGGTGGAAGATTCCATGTCCATGGTTCACGCTTCGGGCGGCCGCAACACGCCGGCGTCGGAGCATCTGCTCAGCGAGGTCGCGATCGTTGCCGGGGTCGCCAAGGCGACGCTCGGCGACCGCACCGTGGTGGACTGGGATGGGTTCGTTGCCGATTACGACCGCATTCGCGATGCCATCGAGGCGGTGTTCCCCATCTTCCAGGGCTACAACGCGCGGATCCGCGTTCCCGGCGGCTTCCATCTCACCTCGACGGCGAGGGAGCGGATCTGGATGACGCCATCGGGCAAGGCCAATTTCCTGGTGTTCGAGGGCTGCGGCGAGGATCCAGAGCAATGCGATCCCGATTTCCTGTGGCTCAGCACGATCCGCAGCCACGACCAGTACAACACGACGCTCTATTCGATGTCCGATCGCTATCGCGGCGTCTTCGGGCAGCGCGACGTGGTGTTCCTCAACGAATATGAGATGAAGAAGCGCGGCTTTGCCGAGGGCGACCGCGTGGACCTCATCACGGAATCGACCGATGGCGTCGAGCGCATCGTGCGCAACTTCCGGGTCGTCGGCCATTCGTTTCCGGCCGGCTGTTGTGCGGCCTATTATCCCGAGACCAATCCGCTGGTGCCGCTCTATGCCCACGATCCCATGAGCTTCACACCGTCGTTCAAGGGTGTCCCGATCCGCCTAGTGCGCTCGAGCGGCGCTGTGCCCGAGCAATAGGCCGGACGGCGTCGATCCGCCTTTGCTTCCGATCAGCCCGGATGCGTCGAGCCGGAGATCGGCAGCGTGAACCAGAACCGTGCGCCGCCCTCGGCACCTTTGCCCTCGGCATTGATCCGGCCGCCATGTGCTTCGACGATGGAGCGGCAGATCGGCAGGCCCATGCCCATGCCACTCTCCTTGGTCGTGAAGAAGCTGTCGAAGAGACGGCCTACATGCTCGGTGTCGATGCCCGGGCCGTTGTCCTCCACGGAGCAGCATATTGTGCCCGAATCGGGAGAAGTGGTGGTGATGACGATCCGGCAGCTCTCCGTGCCGGCCTGGATCATGGCCTGCATGGCGTTGATCGCCAAATTGACGATCACCTGCTGAAGCTGCGTGCGGTCGCCCAGCACAAGCGGCGTTGCCGGACCGGGGCGGTGCTGGATTGCGACGTCGTGAGACTCCAGCTCATGCCGGAGGAACAGCATGGCCTCCCGAACGACGCCGTCGAGCGAGAGCGGGATCCGCTCCGGCGCCTTTCGCGTCGCCATCCCGTGAACGCGCGCCACGATGCTCGCGGCGCGTCTGGCATCCGTGGCCGTGTTCTCGATCACCTTGCGCAACTCGGCCAGATCGGGATTGGGCCTGTTCAGCCAGCGCAGGCCGGCCGCGGCATTGGTCGTGATGGCAGCCAGCGGCTGGTTGACCTCGTGGGCGATCGAGGCGGTGAGCTCGCCGAGCATCGAGATCCGCGCAGCATGCGCGAACTCCGCCTGTACCTGCCGGAGTCTCTCCTGGGCGCGAACGCGCTGGGAAATGTCGATCGTGCCGACCAGGCTCAGTTCGAGATCATTGACGGGACCGACGCGCGCCGTCGTGAAGAGGACATCGAGGACGCGGTCGTCCCAGGTGACCATCCTGGTCTCCTCCTCGAAGTTCGTCTCGCCGCGAAAGCGGGATTCCATGGCCCGCCGGAACGTATCCGGCCGCTCCCGCCAGGTGTCGGCCATGGAGCGTCCGGCGTAATCGCCGCCGAACATCTGGATCGCCCGCTCGTTGGCCTCCTGAAATGAGAGTGCCTCCATGCAGATCTTGAGGAAATCGGGATGGGCGTCGAAATAGCTGCCGAGATCCTCGACCCCTTCGGCGCGCAACTTCCGGAACAGCACCACAAGCTTGGTGGCATCGAGCTGCCGGAGCGCGATCGGCATGCGGCTGAACAGCTGGCGATAACGTTGCTCGCTCCGCTCCAGTTCGGCGATCGCTTTGTTCCGGGCGGCGATGTCCATGACCGCCGTGACGAGCGTCAGCGTCGCAGCGAGAAAAGCAGCGACGGCGATCACCGTGAAATCGTATTCGAGCAGCAAGCAGGCGAGCGTCAACAGGCTCAAGGCGACGCTGCCCCAGGCCCACAGGAGAACGCGATTCTGCCCGGTTTGGGTCGGCAGCACGCGGTGCCACCATCGCCGGAGCTGTATGCGGTGGGGGCCATCCAGGCGTTCGGACGTCATGCGCGGACGTCTACCGCAGTGCGGAAGAGCCGTCTTTTGCGTTTCCGCAGGTTCTTTGCCAAAACGCACGACGCCGCGGTCGGATCACCTCAAGCGGATTCGTGGGTCAATCCCGTCTCTGCGTTGGTCTGGGAAGGGCTGGGCGTTTCGCTCGCTTCCGCCGTGCGTCCAGTGAACCAGTTGCCGAGCCGATCGAGATACAGATAGACCACGGGCGTCGTGTAAAGCGTCAGGATCTGCGAGAGCATCAGGCCGCCGACGATGGTGTAGCCGAGCGGCTGGCGCAATTCCGCGCCGGTGCCGGTGCCGAGCATCAGAGGTACGCCGCCAAGCAGTGCCGCCATCGTCGTCATCAGAATTGGACGGAAGCGGAGCGTACAGGCCTGGTAGATCGCCTCCTCGGGGCTCAGCCCGTGCTGGCGCTCCACGTCGAGGGCGAAGTCGACCAGCATGATTCCGTTCTTCTTGACGATGCCGATCAGGAGAATGATCCCGATGATGGCGATGACGCTGAGGTCCGTGTGGACCGCGAGCAGCAGCAGCAGTGCGCCGATGCCGGCGGATGGCAGCGTCGACAGGATCGTGATCGGATGGATCAGGCTCTCATAGAGCACGCCGAGAATGATGTAGATCACGATCAGTGCCGCCCCGATCAAAAGCGGCGTGCCTGATAGCGACGACTGGAACGCCTGCGCATTGCCCTGGAATGAGGTCGAGAGCGAAGCCGGCTTGCCGGTCTCCTTCTCGATCTTCTGGACCGCCGCCACGGCATCGCCGAGTGCAGCGCCGGGCCGCAGGTTGAACGAGATCGTGACGGAGGGAAACAGGCCCTGATGGTTGATCAGGATCGGCGCAGGCTCAATGACGCTGTGAACCAGCGTGCTGAGCGGGACCTGCTGGCCGCTGGCCGAGTTCAGGTAGATGTCCTTGAGCGCCTCGGGGCCATACTGGAACTTGGGATTGACCTCCATCACGACGTGATATTGGTTCAGCGAGGTGAACATGGTGGAGACGATGCGCTGGCCGAAGGCGTCGTCGAGGGCGTTGTCGATCGTCGTCGGAAGGATGCCGAAGCTGGAGGCGACTTCGCGATTGACGGTGACTTGCAGTCTCGGACCGGCATCGGCCTGATCGCTCGCGACGTCGGTGATGATGTCGAGCGCGCGGAGCTTCTCCAGGAAGATCGCCGACCAGTGGGTGAGCTCGTTGGAATCGGCGTCCGTCAACGTGTACTGATACTGCGCCTTCGACAGACGCGCGCCGATGGTGATGTCCTGGGCCGCCTGCATGTAGAGCGTGATGCCCTGGATGTGGGCGAGCTGCGGTCTCAGCCGGCTGATGATTTCGTCGGCGCTGGCCTTGCGTTCGGGCTTCGGCTTCAGGACGATGAAGATGCGGCCCTGATTGAGCGTCGCCGTCGGGCCGCCAGGGCCGATATAGCTGGCCACCGACTGGATGGCCGGATCCTTCGAGAGGATGCCGACGATGGCCTGCTGGCGTTCGGACATGGCCGGGAAGGAGATGTCCTGGGCGGCCTCGGTGATGCCGACGATCTGCCCGGTGTCCTGCTGCGGGAAGAAGCCCTTGGGGATGATGACGTAGAGATAGCCGGTCAGGGCGATCGTCGAGAGCATCACGAGCAGTGTCGCAAAGCGATGGCGCAGCACGACGCGAAGGCCCCGCGCATAGAGCGCAAGCAGGGCGTCGAAGCCGCACTCGAACAGGAGGTAAAGCCGGCCGTGCTTCCTGCGCGAATTGTCCTTCAGGAGGCGCGCGCACATCATCGGCGTCAGCGTGAGCGAGATGATCAGCGATAGCAGCAGCGAGGCCGTGATCGTGATGGCGAACTCCTGGAACAGCTTGCCGACATAGCCGCCCATCAGGAACAGCGGGATGAACACCGCGATCAGCGAGAAGGTGATCGAGACGATCGTGAAGCCGATCTCGCTGGAGCCCTTGAGCGCCGCCTCCATCGGCGTCATGCCCTGCTCGAGATGGCGGACGATGTTCTCGATGACCACCACGGCGTCGTCGACCACGAAGCCGACGGCGATCGACAGCGCCATCAGCGAGAGGTTGTCGAGGCTGTAGCCGAGCACATAGAGGATCGCGAATGTCCCGATCAGCGCCAGGGGAACGGTGATCGCCGGGATGACGGTGGCCCAGAAATTCCGCAGGAACAAGAATATGACCATCACCACCAAGGCGACCGTCAGCAGCAGGGTGAACTGGACGTCGGAGACGGCGGCGCGGATGGTGGCGGTGCGATCGGCCGCGATCGTCACCTTGATCGCCGGCGGAACGGAGGCTTGCAGCTGCGGCAGCAGCTTCTTGACCCGGTCGACGGTCTCGATGACGTTGGCGCCGGGAACGCGTTGGACGGCCAGAATGATGGCGGGGTCCTTGCCGTACCAGCCTGCGAGGAGATCGTTTTCGGGCGCTTCGATCGCGGTACCGACGTCGCGCAATCGCACCGGCGAGCCGTTGCGATAGGCGATGATGAGATCCTCATAGGCCGAGGGCTTGAGCAGCTGATCATTGGTGTTGAGCGTATACGTCACGCGCGGGCTGTTGAGCGTGCCCTTGGGCAGATCGACATTGGCGCCGGCAATCACGTTGCGGACGTCTTCGAGGCCGATGCCGCGGGCGGCAAGCGCCTGCGGATTGACGCGGATGCGGATCGCGGGCTTCTGCTGGCCGCCAAGTCCGACGAGGCCCACGCCCGGAACCTGCGAGATCTTGGGCAGCAGGATGTTTTCTGCATAGGCGTCCACCGTGGTCAGCGGCAGCGAATCCGAGGTCAGCGCGATCAGCATGATCGGCGTCTCCGCGGGATTCACCTTCCGGATCGTCGGCGGGTAGGGGATGTTCGGCGGCAGGAAGGGGCTGGCGGCGTTGATGGCGGCGAGCACATCGACGGCGGCGCTGTCCACCGTGCGCGAGAGCTCGAACTGCACCGTGAGCTGGGCGACGCCGAGGGCGCTGGACGAAGTGAGCTGGGTGACGCCCGGGATCTGGCTGAGCTGCTGTTCGAGGGGCGTCGCGAGAGATGAGGCGATGGTCCCTGGGTCTGCACCCGGCAATTGCGCCGAGATCTGGATCGTCGGGTAGTTGACGTTCGGGAGCGCGCCGACCGGCAGCAAGGGATAGGCCGCAAGGCCGAGCAACAGCAGGCCTGCCATCAGCAGGGCGGTTGCAATCGGCCGCAGGATGAAGGGCGCAGAGAGGTTCATGGGATTGCGTCCTGCACGGCGCTCTGCAGGTCCGCCTCACGCGCGGCCTTGCCGTGCAGTTCGTGAACGCGACTTCCCTCGGTGAGCCGGTATTGACCGTCGACCACGACGACGTCGCCCGATTTCAGCCCCTGGTCGATCAGCGCCTGACCATCGCTGATCTGCGCGACGTGAACCGGTCGCAAGGCGACCGTCTGGTCAGGGGACACCACATAAACGTAGCTGCCGTTCGGGCCCTGCTGGACCGCCGAGCCGGCCACTGTCAGCGCATCCTTCCGCACCTCCAGCAGCAGACGCGCGTTGACGAGCTGCCCCGGCCACAGTCGGTGCTCACGGTTGGGAAATTCCGCCTTGAGCTGGACGGTGCCCGTCGTTCCCGCGATCTCGTTGTTGACCAGCAGCAGCTTGCCTTCGTCCAGCTTCATCTTGTTGTCCTGGCTGTAGGCGATGACCTTCAGCGTGCCCTTGGCGGCGTGCTCCTGGATCAACGGCAGGTCTGTCTGCGGCAAGGTGAAGAGTAGCGAGATCGGCTCGATCTGGGTGACGACGACGAGGCCATTGGGATCGGTCGGATGGATCACGTTGCCGACGTCGATCTGGCGGACGCCGGTGATGCCGGGGATGGCCGAGGTCAGGCGCGTGTAGCTGAGCTGGACGTTGGCCTGGTCGATCTGCGCCTGGTCGGCCTTCACGGCTGCCTTGAGCTGAGCTACCTGGGCCGTCTGGGTGTCGATCAATTGCGGCGTCGCATAGCCCTTGTCGCCGAGCTTGTTGTAGCGCGAGAGATTGGCCTCGGCGTTCGCGAGCTGCGCCTGGTCCCTGTCGCGATTGGCGGTCAGCTGCTCGATCTGAGCCTCATAGGGGCGCGGATCGATCTGGGCGAGCAGGTCGCCGGCCTTGACGGCCTGTCCCTCGGTGAAGGCGATCTTGACGATCTGCCCCTGGATCTGGCTGCGCACCACGTCGGTGTTGTAGGCGATCACCGTGCCGATGCCGCTCAGATCGATCGGAACGTCCCTGCCCGTGACGGCGGCAGCGACCACCGGCACGGCAGCGGGCATCGAAACGGGCATGGCCGCCACCACCGGCTTGCGGTCCGCGAAGAACCACAAACCTGATCCGGCGCCGATGGCGGCGAAAGCGACGAGCGCAATGGTGAGGGGGCGTTTCACGGTGATGATCCTCGATGATGTCAGGGAAGGCCCGCGCCGTTGATCGACGGCATGCCGTTGATCGAGGTCGTGCTGTCGGTAGGGGCGGGGCTTGGCACTGGAACGGACGGGCTGATTCCGGCACCGCCGAGCTCGGTGGCGCCCAATGGAATTCCGACGCGTCCGACCGTGGTTGGCGAGGACAGCGGCAACGGAGTGGTCATGTTGCCGGTGCAAGCAGTCGACGAGGTGCCGGCAAATCCGCCACCATCGAATAATGCGCCTGGCGAAGCGGAATTTGCCGATGTCGGACAGTTCGTCATGTCTTGCCCGGGATTGAGTGGCGAAGTGCCGGGCGTTGCAATCTCGGTCGATCCCAGCGGGATACCCACGGGCCGGGTCGATTGCGTGTTGAGCGGCGACGTCGGAAGCATCCCGGGGGAGGGTTGCATTCCCGGCATCGCCGTCTGAGCGATTGCCGCAGCCGACACGAGCCAAAGGCCGGCTGCGAGCAGCATGCCTGGACGCATCGCGGCGAGCCGGTGCGATCCTGATGTCCCTACGACATGGTTCGGTGAATGCTGGTCCCGCATGGACGATTGCTCCGGCTGAATGCCGTCGAACCTTAGAAAGGTGTGCGAGCGCGGGTATTTCCAGAAAGCACGTCCCACTCCCGGCCTGCACGAACACAAGAGGTGTTTGCGTTCGGACGGCTGCGCCCTCTGTCGCACGATCAAGCGGCCGCGCGGCATTGGCAGCAGCGCGGCGTGGTTCTAACTTTTGCTTTCGCTATCTCAGAATGGCCCGCGCGTGGGCCAGTTCCCGGCGACACGCGCGCATGTCACCGATGTGATCGGCGGCACGAGCACGATCAAGCGAATCCAACGCAACCGTGAAATCGACGCCGTCACCGCTCTCGGCTTCGGCAAGGGAGCGGGGCGTCGGCTGATGGCTGCGCAGCGCGTTCAGGCTCTCCGGCTTCCAGCCGTGGGAGCCGGCATCCTTCTCAATGGCACGATCCAGCTGCACCTGAGTGCGAGCAATCTCGTCTGCGCAGGTGCCTGCAAGGGCCGACGATGCGGCGCACAGCAGAATGAGAAGTGCGATAGGG
This genomic stretch from Bradyrhizobium daqingense harbors:
- a CDS encoding cytochrome ubiquinol oxidase subunit I, which gives rise to MDPTALLLSRLQFAFTISFHIIFPAFTIGLAAWLTVLEAMHLHSGKPVYRTLFEFWLKIFGVAFGMGVVSGVVMGFQFGTNWSVLSKMSGPIQGPLLAYETFTAFMLEASFFGILIFGRTRVPPWFYLFSTAMVALGTTLSAFWIMVNNSWMQVPTGYVMQNGQFVPDDWMQIIFNRVVWVRFPHMLLASYLTGAFCVAATGAWYLLRRTYRAEAHVMLRMGLALAAVLLPVQLFIGHLVGDYVHDYQPAKFAAIEARWHDEQPASEVLIAIPDSSTESNKYAISIPVLGSIIGSMSLSSKEVGLTSFPPQDRPPVAIPFFAFRIMVGCGLLMLGVAWLGTWLSFKHRLERNRLLLWGIFLSFPLPWIAILTGWYTAEVGRQPWTVYGVLRTADAVTPFLTAAAATTSLIMFVAVYAFIFSFGTYYIYRLLRAGPAGLDDKVVHAPAMPNRPMSLADRPLLPGGNCAQAGE
- the cydB gene encoding cytochrome d ubiquinol oxidase subunit II; the encoded protein is MVTFWVALLAISILIYLLLDGFDLGVGILFLLPNSEARRQAMLGAIAPFWDGNETWLVVTGVVLWGAFPVVYATVLSAFYIPVIFMLLGLILRGVAFEFRAKSQRSRWIWDLGFGGGSLVATFMQGVMVGALVQGLPIIDGQYAGGVFGWLSGFSVLCGIGLCLGYALLGACWLVRKRDGAVRDLARSQIPVLATGVLLFLILVFAHALLQHLPILHRWIERPYLFVFPAIGAGAACMLASSILRHDDYWPFHMVSLIFLSAFGTLALSFWPYMVPFAITVDEAAAPHASLAFMFWGAGLVVFPLMLIYVAIGFRVFKGKFDSESVRY
- a CDS encoding FdhF/YdeP family oxidoreductase, with the translated sequence MTRKSVRPYHEPAGGWGALKALSEALLVQRVPVKGAATLSRMNQPQGFDCPGCAWPDPKHTSSFEFCENGGKAIAWETTSKRCTPEFFAEHTVTELSTWSDYDLEMVGRLTHPMAYDAASDRYVPVTWSDAFDMIGRELKALPDPNMADFYTSGRTSNEAAFLYQLFVREYGTNNFPDCSNMCHEATSVGLPQSLGVGKGTVLLEDFDKADCIFIFGQNPGTNSPRMMTSLRNASRRGASIISFNPFRERALERFQAPQSPVEMITLTSTKISSKLFQVRVGGDVAVLKGIMKILVEADEAARGADQPETLDWDFIRGHTTGIEALIDDLKRTQWPDIERQSGLTREDMDYAANAYMKSERAILVYGMGITQHQRGAHNVQQIANLALLRGNLGREGAGVCPVRGHSNVQGDRTVGITEVPKADFLERLERHFGFKPPSEPGHNVVTALEAMIRGEVKVFFAMGGNFAAAIPDWQATQAALRKLDLTVHVSTKLNRSHLIHGRAALILPCLGRTEIDVQATGPQSISVEDSMSMVHASGGRNTPASEHLLSEVAIVAGVAKATLGDRTVVDWDGFVADYDRIRDAIEAVFPIFQGYNARIRVPGGFHLTSTARERIWMTPSGKANFLVFEGCGEDPEQCDPDFLWLSTIRSHDQYNTTLYSMSDRYRGVFGQRDVVFLNEYEMKKRGFAEGDRVDLITESTDGVERIVRNFRVVGHSFPAGCCAAYYPETNPLVPLYAHDPMSFTPSFKGVPIRLVRSSGAVPEQ
- a CDS encoding sensor histidine kinase — encoded protein: MLPTQTGQNRVLLWAWGSVALSLLTLACLLLEYDFTVIAVAAFLAATLTLVTAVMDIAARNKAIAELERSEQRYRQLFSRMPIALRQLDATKLVVLFRKLRAEGVEDLGSYFDAHPDFLKICMEALSFQEANERAIQMFGGDYAGRSMADTWRERPDTFRRAMESRFRGETNFEEETRMVTWDDRVLDVLFTTARVGPVNDLELSLVGTIDISQRVRAQERLRQVQAEFAHAARISMLGELTASIAHEVNQPLAAITTNAAAGLRWLNRPNPDLAELRKVIENTATDARRAASIVARVHGMATRKAPERIPLSLDGVVREAMLFLRHELESHDVAIQHRPGPATPLVLGDRTQLQQVIVNLAINAMQAMIQAGTESCRIVITTTSPDSGTICCSVEDNGPGIDTEHVGRLFDSFFTTKESGMGMGLPICRSIVEAHGGRINAEGKGAEGGARFWFTLPISGSTHPG